GCGAAGATTGACTCCGGAATATATGGACCGGGAGAGCGGATCCCTTCTGAGAACGAGCTCTCGCAGATCTACGGGATGAGCCGAGTGACCGTTCGTTCCGCGCTCAACGAGCTGGTGAGCGAAGGGCTTCTGGTTAGGAGGAAGGGATCGGGCACGTACGTGAGCCCACGCGCAAAGGGCACGAGCGCCTATCTCACCGGCAGCTTTTCGGAAAACTGTCGGAGAAAGGGTATGGTCCCCTCGACTCGCGTGCTCCGGCATGTCCGCGCGATTCCCCCCAGCGACGTGGTCGAGATGCTGGACGGGGCTGATGACGAGGTGTGGGAAGTTCGTCGCGTGCGTCTCGCCGACGGCCTGCCGTGTGTCCTTGAGATTGACTACCTGCCTCGGGCGTGTGACGCGCTCGTCGGCAGAATATCCGATGACGTCTCTCTCTTCGAGCTGCTCAAGCAGGAGGGAATTGGTCCAGTCGTCGGGTTTGACGACCGCTTCGGCGCTCGCGCGGCAGGCCCGCGTCTTGCTCAGGTGCTCGCCTGTTCGGAGCAGACGCCGCTTCTCGAGGTGCTGGAGCGGCTGAGCAACCCTGCCGGTCAGGTCATTTACGTCAACCGGCAGTACATCGTCCCCGAGCGATACACGCATGAGGTGGGCACCTCGCGCAGCTATCTATAAGAGCTGCGCAGGTCTTCCCAAACAAAAACAAGACCGCTCCCGAACATGGCTGCGATAGACTAGCAGGCGAGAAAACCGTCAGAGGAGGCACCATGTCCGACGTCCTTGAGCGCTTCCTGCGCTACGTGCAGGTGGACTCGCAGTCCGATCCCGACAACATGGACGTGACCCCGTCCACCCCGCGCCAGCATGAGATGGCGCGCTTCATGGGCGACGAGCTGCGCGAGATTGGCTGCGAGGACGTCGTCGTCGACGAGCACGCCTACGTCACCGCCTCGCTGCCCGCCTCCGCCGGTGCCGAGGACCGCCCGGCGCTCCTGCTCTGCGCCCACATCGACTCCTCGCCCGACGCCCCCGCCGCTGGCGTCCGGCCGCACGTGGTCCGCTACGAGGGAGGCCCACTCGTCGCCGGCGTCGTCGACGGCGAGCCCGTCCAGACCACGCCTGACCAGGTCCCCGACCTCGCCCAGTTCGTCGGCCAGGACATCGTCTGCACGGACGGTACCACGCTGCTCTCCGCCGACGACAAGGCGGGCGTGGCAGAGATCTGCGCCCTTCTCGCCCGCCTCGCGGCCGACCCCTCGCTGCCGCATCCCACAATCAAGGTTGCCTTTGTCCCCGACGAGGAGATCGGCCACGGCGCAGCGCTGCTCGACCTCGAGGCGCTCGGCGCGCGCTGGGGCTACACCGTGGACGGGGAGACCCTCGGCGAGTTCAACTACGAGTGCTTCTCGGCCTGCGAGGCCACCGTGCGGGTGCGCGGCGTGATGGTGCACCCGGGCTCCGCCAAGGACGTGATGGTCAACGCCATCACCGTCGCCTCTGAGTTCCAGCGGCTCGTCCCCGCGGCGGAGCGGCCGGAGCACACCTGCGGGCGCGAGGGCTTCTACCACCCGACCGACATCGAGGGCACCGCCGACGCCCTCACGCTCTCCTACATCCTGCGCGACTTTGACGCGGCGGCGTTTGACGCGCGCAAGGAAACCTTCCGCAGGATCGCCGCCTTCCTGAACGACCGGTACGGCGCGGGCACCGTCGAGGTCTCCTTCCGCGAGCAGTATCGCAACATGGCCGAGAAGTTCGGGCCTGCCGAGCGGTGCCTGATCGACTACGCGCTCGAGGCCAACCGCGAGGTCGGGATCGAGCCCACGCTCGTGCCCGCGCGCGGCGGCACCGACGGCGCCCAGCTCACGTTCCGCGGGCTGCCCTGCCCCAACATCGCGACCGGCGGCTACAACGCCCACTCCGTGCGCGAGTTCGTGCCCGTCCGCAGCCTCGAGCTCACGGTCGACCTGCTCGAGCGCCTCGTCGCCAAGTTTGCCGCGGCTCCCGCGCCCGCAGGGGCGTAGACGATGGGGGAGACGCTGCTCGTCGTCGTCGCGGCGGTCGTGCCGCTCGTCGCTCTCGTGGTCGAGCACGTGGGCAACGTGCGCATCACGGAGCGCCACCACAGCCATCACGACACCTACGTCGTCTCGGCCGAGTTCACGCGCTCGCTCGTGCTGGCGATGGCGTTCATGGCCGCGCTCGGCCTGCTCGTCGCCTGGCTCTGCGAGCGGGACGTGTTCGTCGCCAGCGCGACCACGGTGCTCGGCTTCTTCGACGCGTTTCTCGTCACGTGCTTCGTCATGTGGAGCCTCATCTGCCGCTACCGGGTCTCGGTCTTCGGCGACAGCATGGCCGTCACGCCGCTCGTCGGCCCCAAGGTGTGGGTGCGCTACGACCAGATCGAGCGCCTGGAGTGGACGGGCCTGCGTGCGGGCTCGGGCTTTCGCAGCCTCGTCGTGTGGGTGGGCGGCAGGCGGGCCGTGACGCTGCTCGGCATCGTCGACGTCGAGCAGATCATCATGAGCATCGACCGCTTTGACCTGCTGCCTCGGACGCGCTAGGAGGATCGCGTGATCAGACTCGTCCTCTCGGACATGGACAACACCCTCATCCCCTTTGGCGCCGAGCACGTCTCCGAGCGCACCGTCCGCGCCATTCACGAGCTGCTCGACGCCGGCGTGCCCTTTGGCCCGGCGACCGGCCGCGACCACATGGAGCTCATGCGCTTCTTCCAGGGGGACGAGGCGTGCTTCATGACGGGGATCTTCTCCAACGGCAAGCGCGTGCGCGCCGAGGGGCGCTACGTGCGCACCGTCCTTCTCGACCACGGGGCGCTCGTGCGCATCGACGAGGCGCTGCGGGCCGAGAGGGGGATGTTCCTCGTCTGCTACCCCAACAGTACTGACGCCAGCAACCCCGCCTACTGCGTGCGCGCCACCAAGGAGGAGTCGGCGCCCTTCGAGCGCCGCTCGGCGTTCACGGGCATCTGCGTGGACGCCGTGCCCGACGAGGAGATGATCGCCGCCACGATCGCCTGCCCGGGTCCCCCCGAGCGCATGGACCGCTGCCGTGCGCTCGTGGCCGAGGCGGTGCCCGAGGTGCGGATCGTCTCCCCGTTCGCGGAGTGGTTCGACGTGCTGCCGGCAGGCGTCTCCAAGGCCGACGGGCTCGAGGTCCTGCTCGACGCGCTGGGCGTGGGCCTTGACGAGGTGGTCGTGTTCGGCGACGCGGAAAACGACCTCGCGATCATGAGAAAGGTCCCGCACTCCGTGGCGGTGGCAAACGCGACCGACGAGGTGCTGCGCGTCGCGCGCCATCGCGTGGGCGCATGTGAGAGCGAGGGCGTGGCGGACGCGCTGCTGGAGGTGGCGCGAGCGACAAGGGCGGGCGAGCAGCCCGCGTTTCTGGAGGAGGAATCGTGATCAAGCTCATCGCATCCGACATGGACGGAACCCTGCTCGACGACGACTCCCGGGTTCCCGAGGAGACCTTCGAGCTCATTCACCGGCTGGCGGAGAAGGGCGTGCGCTTCGTGGCCAGCTCCGGGCGCCGCTACGACACGCTGCGGTGGTTCTTCGAGCCCGTCGCCGACGAGATGGACTACGTCGCCTCGCTCGGCACGCAGGTCTACGCGGACGGCCGCCTGCTCGACCGCGAGGTCTTCTCCACGCTCTCGGTGATGCGCCTCTTTGAGACCTGCCAGATGTTCGACTGCCTCCACCTGGCACTCTACGACGCGGGTCACGCCTACCTGCTCAACGACCAGAGCTCCTACATCCGCGAGCTGGACAAGGACCTGCCCGACGCGGTCTGCGTCTTCGACCCGCCCTCGCCCGACGTCAGCATCATCAAGGCAGCCGTCTGCTGCGACCGCCCCGAGCAGATCATGGACATGGCCTACGTGCTCGAGCGCGAGCTCTCCGAGTGGTTCACGTTCCTGCCGAGCGGCTCGAGCTGGATCGACGTCACCCCGCGCCACGTGAGCAAGGCGACGGGCCTCGAGCAGGTCATGCGCTACTGGGGCATCGAGCCGGACGAGGTCATGGCCTTCGGTGACTCGATGAACGACTACGCGATGCTGCGCTACGTGGGGCACCCCTGCGTGATGGAGAACGCCCGCTACGCGGTGAAGCAGGTCGCGCAGCGCGTGATCGGGACCAACGCCGAGCACGCCGTCCAGGCGACGATGCGCGAGCTGCTGGAGAGCCTGTAGCGGCGGACGCTCGCCGCTCCCGGCGACGCGTCAGACACGGAGGAAAAACTCGTTGCGTCCCGTGGCGCGATGGGGTATAACTCTCACCACACTCCGCTGAGGGTGCGACTGCCCGAGAACGGCGGCCATAGAATTTAGGGGAACTCGTGATCACAGCTTCCTAGGGACAGCTATGTCCCGACGAGCTGGGTCGCGGGTCTTTTTTTGTGCCGCGGGCCCGTCGTTCTCTGACAGTCGCATACCACCTTCCCGGGAAAGGGTCGAGCGCGCCACGCGAAGACGCCCTCGGAGGGAAGGTGGCCCAACAGCCTCAGCGAAAGGAGTGCCCATGGCAAACGACATCGCACGCGTTCCCCTCGAGCGGCGTCTCGGGGACGCGCGGGACGGCAACGTCTCCACTGTCCTGGCCGAACGGATTCTCGCCGAGCTCTCGCTGCTGCCCGTCAGCGGCGTCTGCGCGGCGCACCCCGGGTCGGCCGGCCGGCTCGAGCGAATGACGGAGAACGCCGTCATGGACAGAATCAACCCCGCCGTGACGGGCGAATGGGGGCTGGAGCGCACCTGCTACGCATCGGTCGCCTGGTACACGGAGACAGCGTTCAGGGCGCTCGAGGCCACCGGCAACCCCGACAGCCGCAGGATACTTGCCCGCGTGACCGAGAAGGCGACGAAAAGCCTCGCGGACGCCTTTGGCCATCTGGCCACGGAGCTGACCTGCCACGACATCGTGGACCCCTATCTGCGCGACCATCTGCCCGGCTGCGTCACCAGCCACGCTGAGTGGGTCGAGCGTCACGGATCCGACATGGCTCTCAAGGCCTTGCGCTGGCGGGAGCGGGGTCTCGGCGAGAAGTGCCTCCCGGCCGGATTCCTCTGCCTTCCCATCGAGAGCCTCGGCGACGCCGCGGGGCAGTTGATCGCCTCGTCTCCCAAGGCCGGGCCCTCTGCCCCCGACAGGCTTGCGAGCCTCATGGGCCGGCTGCTCGAGCGGGGCCCGCAGGAGCGGTGGGTCATGACGTACCTGTGCGCCGCGCTCGACGGGGACCGTCGCGCCCGCCTCGCCGACGTGCTGCGCCCCATCCTCGTGGCCCCCTTCGCGGCCATCTGGGAGTCGGGCGCGCTGCTGGGGGCGGCCGAGCCCGCCATGACGTCCGGCTCCCGCTGCCCCGAGCTCGAGCGCCGCCTCAGGTTCGAGCGGTAGCCGGTCGCCGAGAGGCGCGCCCCGCTCTCCCGCCCTCGTTCCCCATCCCATTCAACCCAGACGAAGGGAGTCCCATGTCCATCATCTCATCCGTTCCGCACGTCCTGCGCGAGACCAGCCACGGCGTCGCGTGCGTCTCCGTCTATGACGAGATGCTCCAGCACCGCGAGCTGTCCCTTGCGGGCGAGGTGGAGCCCGTTGGCATCCATGCGCTCTGCCAGCATGTTCGCCGGCTGGAGGCGCTTGACCCCACCGCGCCGATCACCCTGTTCGTCGACAGTCCCGGTGGCGAGGTCGGCTCCGGCCTCGCCCTGTATGACCTGCTGCGCTCCGTGAGCTGTCCGGTGCGCACGGTGTGTCTCGCCCGCGCCGCCTCCATGGGGGCCGTGATCTTCATGGCCGGGGACGAGCGCGAGATGAGCCCCCACGCCGAGCTCATGGTCCACGACCCGCTCATCCCCACGGGCGCCGGGGGGAACGCGCTCTCCGTCCAGGAGACGAGCCGCCGCCTCATGGCCACCCGCAAGACCCTCACCACGCTGCTCTCGGAGCGCAGCGGCCTCTCGCTCGCCCGCGTCCGGCGCCTCACCGCCAAGGACACCTATTTGAGCGCGGAGCGGGCCCTCGAGCTCGGCTTCGCGACAACCATCACCCCCTCACGAAAGGAGCGCTAGATGAACGACCTTCTCGCCAGTGCGCCCGTGACCCTGCTCGCCGAGGGGCGCGCCCTCTCCTGCGACACGCGTGCCACGGGGCTCAACAACAACCTGCTCGTGCTCGGGCCGTCCGGCGCGGGCAAGACGCGCCACGTCCTCAAGCCCAACCTTCTGGAGATGGGCTCGAGCTTCCTGGTGCTGGACACCAAGGGGCTTCTGCACCGCGAGGTGGGGCCGCTGCTTGCCTGCCACGGCTACGACGTGCAGTGCGTCAACTTCGCCAACCTCGAGTCCCCCGACGCGGGAGGCGGTCGCGAGAGGGACGCCGTGGGCTACAATCCCCTGGCACACATCCGCCGCGACGCGGGTGCCGGTCGCGTCAACCAGCAGGACGTCATCTCCGTGGCAAAGGCCATGTGCCCGATCTCGATGGGGGACGACCCCTTCTGGGAGCAGGCGGCGGCCAACTACCTCACCTGCCTCATCGCCTACGTGCTCGAGGAGCTGCCCGCCTCCGAGCAGCACCTCGGCTCCGTGGCGCGGCTGGTGGAGGAGATGGACACCGGCGGTACCGTGCGCCTCATGAGGGAGCTCGAGCTCACCAACCCGCAGAGCTACGCGCTCGCGGTCTGGCGGCGCATCGACAAGACCCGCACGGCCGACAAGACCCATGCCTCGATCATGGCGATTATTGCCGAGCGGCTGATGTGCCTGGCGTTCGACGGTGCCGTGGAGCTCTACACGATGCCCCGGCAGGCGGACTTCGCCCGCATGGGCCACGAGCGCGTGGCGCTCTTCGTGACCGTGAGCGACGTCGACCACTCGCTCGCCCCGCTTACGAACCTCTTTGTGACGCAGGCGCTCCAGGGGCTGCTGCGCGAGGCGGACCGCTGCCCCGAGGGGCGTCTGCCCATGCCCGTTCGCCTCATGCTGGACGACTTCTCGAACCTCACCATCCCCGACTTCACTGAGGCGATCGCGGTCCTGCGCAGCCGGGAGATCTGGTGCACCGTGCTGCTCCAGACGGTCTCGCAGCTCGTCTGGCGCTACGGCGAGGCGGGTGCCGCCACGATCACGGGCAACTGCGACGCGCAGCTCGTCCTCGCGTTCCAGGACGCGGAGACGGCAGCTCGCTACGCCGACCGCGCGGACCGGCTGCCCTCGACGCTGCTGGCCACGCCGCTCGACCGCTCGTGGCTGTTCGTGCGGGGCCGTCCGGGCGAGGAGGTGCGTCGGTGCCGCCTGGAGGGCCACCCGCGCTATCGGGAGATGCTCGAGGCGGCGGCGTCCCGCGACGAAGCGTCGGCGCCTCACCCCGGCATGTCGGGCGCGGATGGGCCATCATGGTAGGAGGCGACGACGAGAGGGGGCACGGGATGGCTGACGAGGTTGCACGGCTGGCGGGGATGGTCTCGTCCCTGCGCAAGGCCGGCCGCCTGGACGAGGCCCGCGCCGTCGGCCGCCGCGAGCGCGGGCGGCACCCGGACGACGCACGGCTTGCCCGCGCGCTCGCGTGGGTGCTGTGCGACCTCGTGCGCCGCGACGGCACGCGCCCTGAGCTGCTCGAGGCTCACCTCGGCGAGCTCGCGGAGCTCCTCCGGGACGAGAAGGACGGCGAGCTCCTCTGCGGGAGCCTCCTGCGGCGCCTGACCGACGCCGCCTGGGAGCTGCGCCGCGCGCACGACGACCGCGGCCTGCGGGCGCTCCTCGACGTGCTGCGCCAGGGCGTGCGCATCGTGCCAGATGCGGAGTGGCTCGCGACCGGCCGCGCCCGCTCGGACGGCGCGCGCATCGAGGTCCCCACCTCCGAGGCAAAGCCGCTGCTGCGCCCGTTCTTCTCGGCCTTTGGCACCTCGCCGCGGGACCTCGACGCGCTGGTGTCGTGGTGCGGGCCGGAGCCGTTCGTCCTGACGGAGGACCTGCGTCGCGGCAGCTGGGACGCGCCGGGCGAGAAGGGAGACGCCCCCGCGGACGCCCTCTCGAGGCTGCCTCGCACGCCGTTCTACGTGGAGTGGGCGAGTCCGCGCCGCGGCTCTGTGGGGATCACGGCCTACCGGCGCTCCGCCGTGCGCGAGTACGGCGCGCCGGAGCTGAGCATCGAGCGCAGCGTGGTGCGCGACGCCCGGCTGGCGCACGAGCTCAGGACCCACGAGGTCTACGACGCGGTTCTTTCGCCGGACGGCCGCGCCATACTGGGCGAGCCCGCCCTCTGCACGGACCCGGCCGTTCGCGCGACCTTCGTGCGCCGCTTCGAGGGGCGCTTTGAGCGCGTGGGCTCCTACGGCTTTGTCCGGCTGCCGGGCGGCACGGCGGCGGGAAACGATATCCTGGTGCCTGAGCGCCTGGTCAGGGGCCACGCGATAGGGGACCTGTCCGTGGTGGCCGGCGTGGCCGCGGCGAGCTACCGCGAGGGAGAGGGGGGCGACGAGGGCTCGTGGGGCTTCGTCGCCGATGCCGTGGAGCGCGTGGAGCCGCCCCGGCGGGAGGACGTGGAGCGCCTGGCGACGGGAGAGCTGAGGGTCTCCTCCGGAGGCGCGGCCTTCGTGGGCGAGTGTCTCGTCCCCGCGCGCATGGTCGCGGATCACGGCCTGCGCGCCGGGGATCGAATCGACGCGAGGGCCCGCCTGCGCTGGGACAGGCGACGGCGCTCCTGGGGCTGGATCGCCGTCTCGGTGGAGACGCGAGATTGATGACGAGCGGCGCGCGAACGGGCGCACGTGACGGGAGGACGCCATGTCAGACGTGAAGAACGGCAAGAGGCTCACGTACTTCTCGCGGCGGACGCTGATGGACGCCGTCGAGAGGGCGCGGGATGAGATCGAGCGCCTCTGCGCCTCCGATGAGTACGACCAAGAGGGGCACCGTCCCTGCGACCTCGTCCCCGACTTCGGCACGGACGACGAGGGCATCCAGCGCGACGTGGACTACACCGACCCGCTCACCCAGGCGTTCTACGTCTGGCGCTACACCCTCGGCTACGGCTACGAGTACTTCCGCGCGTACCAGGAGATCCTCGAGCGCGAGATCCCCCGCAAGGAGCTCAGCGTGGTCTCCGTTGGCTGCGGCACGGGCATCGACTACTGGGCCCTGGACTACGCCCTGAGGTGCGCCGAGGACTGGGACCGCTCCGAGACGCGCATCAGCTATGTGGGCATCGACCTGATCGACTGGAGCGCCCATGCGTTCAGGCTGCTCAAGAATGACAGGCTGGCGGGATCGAGGTACGTCTACGGGCGGGATGCCGTCGAGTACCTCTGCGGGGGAGAGGGCGGAGACCCGCTCTCCGGCGCGGACGTCGTCATGTTCCCCAAGTCCATCCTGGAGATCGACGCGGAGAGCCTTGCGCGACTGGCCGACGCGATGGCGAGGAGAACGGGCGGATGGATGTATGCGGTCATCTGCCCGCCGCAGGACACGGTCGGCGCGGACCGAATCTGGGCGAGCGGCGGCAAGCCCACGAACAGGGCGGTCTGGCAGCCGGGCGTCGAGGGGCACGTGGAGGCGTTCGTCTCGCGCCTGAGGCGCTCCTATGACGTGCACCCCGGCATTCCCGGCATCCCGCAGAACGAGACGCTGGGAGCGCTGGACAAGCTGTTCGGGGTTCCTCGGGAGATTGGGGACCGCAAGAGGCGGGGCTTCCACGAGCTCTGCCCCCGCTGGGACGCGTGCGACCAGAAGCGGTCGTCCCGTTTCATCGACTGCGGGTGGGAGTGCCGGGCGATGGACCATTCGCCCATCGGCACGGCCAAGTACGTCTGCTACGAGGTGCTGACGCTCGTGCGTATGGGCGACGAGGGGGTTGCGCGATGATCATCTCGGCAAGCCGGCGCACCGACATCCCCGCCTTCTATGCGGACTGGTTCTGCAACCGCGTGAGGGAGGGCTTCCTCTACGTGCGCAACCCCATGAACGCGCACCAGATCAGCCGCATCAGCCTGGACCCCGAGGTCGTGGACTGCATCGTCTTCTGGACCAACAACCCCGCCCCGCTCACGCGACGCCTCGGCGAGCTCGCTGCCTATGCCTACTACTTCCAGGTGACGCTCACGGGCTACGGGCGCGACGTCGAGCCGCGCGTGCCGGACAAGCGCGCGGCCCTGATTCCGGCGTTCCTCGAGCTCTCCCAGGCCATCGGGCCCGAGCGCGCGGTCTGGCGCTACGATCCGATTCTCTTCAACGACACCTACACGCCCGCCTATCATCTGCGTGCCTTCCGCGCCATAGCCGAGGCCCTGGACGGCGCAACCGAGAGGTGCGTGATCAGCTTTGTGGACACCTACGCCAGGAACCGCGCCAGCATGGAGCGCCTGCACGCGCGGGAGCTGCCGGCGGGGGAGCTCGCGGCGTTTGCCGCGGAGCTCGCGGGGATTGCGCGCGAGCACGGGATGACGGTCGGCTCGTGCGCCGAGAAGATCGACCTCGCCGCCTGCGGGATCGAGCACAACAGCTGCATCGACCGTGCGCTGATTGAGCGGCTGGTCGGCGCCCCGCTCAAGGTGGGCAAGGACAAGGCCCAGCGCGCCGAGTGCGGCTGCTGCGCGAGCGTGGAGGTGGGGACGTACAACACATGCCGTCACGGGTGCGTCTACTGCTACGCCAACTACAGCCCCGAGGCCGTGGAGCGTGCCTGCGCGGCCTACGACCCCACCTCGCCGCTGCTGTGTGGCCGGGTGGGACCAGATGACGTGATCACCGAGCGTAAGATGGTCTCTCTCGTGCAGCGCCAGGGCACGCTCTGGTAGACGGGTCGGGTGCTTGACAAAAGAAAACCTCCTAGCTGATTTCCCAGCTAGGAGGGCAAATTCATGGTCGCGGGGGCAGGATTTGAACCTACGACCTTCGGGCAAGCGAATGGCGCTTCTCGTATCACGAGGTCAACCTTTATATCCTCCCAGCTCACGGTGCGTATTTTGCGGTAATCGGATGCGCTCTGTGGCCATATAAATCACCGTAAATCACGTTGATACTCATTACCTTACTCATTACTTTGCGCCTTCAGGACGTCGAAGCATCTCCACTAGAGACGAGATGTCGGTGAGGTCGGTATAGTAGCTTCTGTTGACCTCCGGGCTGTGGCCGAAGTATGCCGCGCGCTGGATTTCCGGAACTCCCTTATTCAGCCACTCGGTATTGAGCGTGGCTCGCCATACGTGAGTAGACACCTTGTTCAAGAGGGGAATGCCCAAAGCATCGGCAAGTTCGCGGTACAGCTTCTTGATGGCATGCTCGGCGTTGTTCAAGTCCCATTCTTTACCGGGGGCGGCGGGAGCGGGGAACAGGAGCGCATCCGGTGCCTTCCCTGCCTCCTCTATGCGTTTCCGTACGCGCTCAGCAACGCGCTCGTCCAGCACGGGGATGGTGCGGCCCTTGTGCGTCTTCGAGGTCTCTTCGGTGACGGTGATGGTGAGCAGGCCGTCCTTCTCGCCCACGTTCCCCCGTGTGAGTGTCCTCGCCTCGTTGATGCGGAGGCCAGTTGCTGCCTGAAGCAACGTGATCTCCGTAACAGCGCGGCGCAGGTTGCTCCTATCCTCAACGGAATAGCGGCCCCTTTTAGGCGGGGCAATGTCGGTGGGGTCGATGGAGAGCAGGTAGACAATGACCCGCTCGCGCTCGCTGGGACTGAGCGCCTGACCGCCCGGAGCCTTGTTTGTGGCACGGTGTTCCGGCAGTCGCGGCTTGAAGCTCTTGAGCGGGTTGTACGCAATCACTTCGTCACGCACGAGCGGTTCCAAAACGTATTTGCTCATCGTCTTGGAGCACTGGCGCGCGGTAGCGGTCCCGTTCCGGCTCGCGATGCCCGCAAGCGCTTCCTTGAGGGTGCGCGGGCGCACGGCATCCGCGATTCGGAATCCCTTGAGCGCGTCTGCGGAAAGCTCGAGGACGCGCTTGTAGCTGCTTTTCGTCCGGGGGCGCAGAACCGAATCGTCGGTCGCGGCGATGCCCGGCAAGACTTCCTGACGGATAAAGTCACTCATGGAAGAGGAGCCCCTCCAAGCGGAGACGCTCCCTCCAGACGTGGCGATGAGCTCTTGAGCCTTGGCGTGCGCGCGCCTACGAAGCTCGCCTTTCGAACACTTCCCTTTGGTGGTCCTGTTTAGAATGCGCCCGTTCATGAGGCGTACGCTCCACTGCATCCGGTAGCCGCCATCGTCGGTCTTGACGATTGCGGCGCGCTCGATGCTGTTTTGGCCCGGTTCGAGTGCAACGCGCGGCATGGGGTCTCCTTTCTCTTTGGCTGCGCGTTGTCTACCGACGAGCGCCTGCGCTCGTCTTGCCGTCGCCCTCAACCAGATGGGAGTCGAGCCAAGCCTCGATATCGCATACGCGGTACAGCACCGGAGAGCGGTGGGAGCCGACCTTTATGTACTTGGGACCGCGACCCTGCACGCGCCAATTGGAGAGCGTGCGGGGGCTGATGCCGAGCATCCGTGCGGCCGCTCCGTTGGTGACCGCGATTTGCTTCTCGGGAAGGATTCCCTTGTCGTGATTCTGAACGTACACAACCCTTGTCATGAAAACGCCTCCCAGCGTCAGGCACGCCGACGATTGCGGCGTGCGGCCGAGCTGGGAGACGCGCCCATCGGGCGCGATACGCGCGCCCGCGCTCCTCAGCGTGCGGAGCTCGTGGCTCCGCGAGCCGACCTGTGGCAGTCAAATGGCCCTGCGTGGCCCGCGCGGGTTTGGTGCGCCGGACGCGGCGTGGGGTGGCTCTGTTCCCCGGGCAATCTCTTAAGAGGCCATGGGCGGCCTCACATGTATCCCGTGATAACGCGTCGAGGCGTCATTGCACGCGGCCATAAACGGCTGATACGAACGTATCCCGACGGGCGGCGGGGGTCAAACGGCGCTCAATCCGCAAAGATTGATCGGCGTTT
Above is a genomic segment from Olsenella timonensis containing:
- a CDS encoding type IV secretory system conjugative DNA transfer family protein, producing the protein MNDLLASAPVTLLAEGRALSCDTRATGLNNNLLVLGPSGAGKTRHVLKPNLLEMGSSFLVLDTKGLLHREVGPLLACHGYDVQCVNFANLESPDAGGGRERDAVGYNPLAHIRRDAGAGRVNQQDVISVAKAMCPISMGDDPFWEQAAANYLTCLIAYVLEELPASEQHLGSVARLVEEMDTGGTVRLMRELELTNPQSYALAVWRRIDKTRTADKTHASIMAIIAERLMCLAFDGAVELYTMPRQADFARMGHERVALFVTVSDVDHSLAPLTNLFVTQALQGLLREADRCPEGRLPMPVRLMLDDFSNLTIPDFTEAIAVLRSREIWCTVLLQTVSQLVWRYGEAGAATITGNCDAQLVLAFQDAETAARYADRADRLPSTLLATPLDRSWLFVRGRPGEEVRRCRLEGHPRYREMLEAAASRDEASAPHPGMSGADGPSW
- a CDS encoding site-specific integrase: MPRVALEPGQNSIERAAIVKTDDGGYRMQWSVRLMNGRILNRTTKGKCSKGELRRRAHAKAQELIATSGGSVSAWRGSSSMSDFIRQEVLPGIAATDDSVLRPRTKSSYKRVLELSADALKGFRIADAVRPRTLKEALAGIASRNGTATARQCSKTMSKYVLEPLVRDEVIAYNPLKSFKPRLPEHRATNKAPGGQALSPSERERVIVYLLSIDPTDIAPPKRGRYSVEDRSNLRRAVTEITLLQAATGLRINEARTLTRGNVGEKDGLLTITVTEETSKTHKGRTIPVLDERVAERVRKRIEEAGKAPDALLFPAPAAPGKEWDLNNAEHAIKKLYRELADALGIPLLNKVSTHVWRATLNTEWLNKGVPEIQRAAYFGHSPEVNRSYYTDLTDISSLVEMLRRPEGAK
- a CDS encoding AlpA family transcriptional regulator yields the protein MTRVVYVQNHDKGILPEKQIAVTNGAAARMLGISPRTLSNWRVQGRGPKYIKVGSHRSPVLYRVCDIEAWLDSHLVEGDGKTSAGARR
- a CDS encoding GntR family transcriptional regulator, which produces MPGESSRALTLHERLRDDLRAKIDSGIYGPGERIPSENELSQIYGMSRVTVRSALNELVSEGLLVRRKGSGTYVSPRAKGTSAYLTGSFSENCRRKGMVPSTRVLRHVRAIPPSDVVEMLDGADDEVWEVRRVRLADGLPCVLEIDYLPRACDALVGRISDDVSLFELLKQEGIGPVVGFDDRFGARAAGPRLAQVLACSEQTPLLEVLERLSNPAGQVIYVNRQYIVPERYTHEVGTSRSYL
- a CDS encoding HAD family hydrolase: MIRLVLSDMDNTLIPFGAEHVSERTVRAIHELLDAGVPFGPATGRDHMELMRFFQGDEACFMTGIFSNGKRVRAEGRYVRTVLLDHGALVRIDEALRAERGMFLVCYPNSTDASNPAYCVRATKEESAPFERRSAFTGICVDAVPDEEMIAATIACPGPPERMDRCRALVAEAVPEVRIVSPFAEWFDVLPAGVSKADGLEVLLDALGVGLDEVVVFGDAENDLAIMRKVPHSVAVANATDEVLRVARHRVGACESEGVADALLEVARATRAGEQPAFLEEES
- the pepT gene encoding peptidase T produces the protein MSDVLERFLRYVQVDSQSDPDNMDVTPSTPRQHEMARFMGDELREIGCEDVVVDEHAYVTASLPASAGAEDRPALLLCAHIDSSPDAPAAGVRPHVVRYEGGPLVAGVVDGEPVQTTPDQVPDLAQFVGQDIVCTDGTTLLSADDKAGVAEICALLARLAADPSLPHPTIKVAFVPDEEIGHGAALLDLEALGARWGYTVDGETLGEFNYECFSACEATVRVRGVMVHPGSAKDVMVNAITVASEFQRLVPAAERPEHTCGREGFYHPTDIEGTADALTLSYILRDFDAAAFDARKETFRRIAAFLNDRYGAGTVEVSFREQYRNMAEKFGPAERCLIDYALEANREVGIEPTLVPARGGTDGAQLTFRGLPCPNIATGGYNAHSVREFVPVRSLELTVDLLERLVAKFAAAPAPAGA
- a CDS encoding HAD family hydrolase — translated: MIKLIASDMDGTLLDDDSRVPEETFELIHRLAEKGVRFVASSGRRYDTLRWFFEPVADEMDYVASLGTQVYADGRLLDREVFSTLSVMRLFETCQMFDCLHLALYDAGHAYLLNDQSSYIRELDKDLPDAVCVFDPPSPDVSIIKAAVCCDRPEQIMDMAYVLERELSEWFTFLPSGSSWIDVTPRHVSKATGLEQVMRYWGIEPDEVMAFGDSMNDYAMLRYVGHPCVMENARYAVKQVAQRVIGTNAEHAVQATMRELLESL
- a CDS encoding ClpP family protease gives rise to the protein MSIISSVPHVLRETSHGVACVSVYDEMLQHRELSLAGEVEPVGIHALCQHVRRLEALDPTAPITLFVDSPGGEVGSGLALYDLLRSVSCPVRTVCLARAASMGAVIFMAGDEREMSPHAELMVHDPLIPTGAGGNALSVQETSRRLMATRKTLTTLLSERSGLSLARVRRLTAKDTYLSAERALELGFATTITPSRKER
- a CDS encoding DUF1848 domain-containing protein, which translates into the protein MIISASRRTDIPAFYADWFCNRVREGFLYVRNPMNAHQISRISLDPEVVDCIVFWTNNPAPLTRRLGELAAYAYYFQVTLTGYGRDVEPRVPDKRAALIPAFLELSQAIGPERAVWRYDPILFNDTYTPAYHLRAFRAIAEALDGATERCVISFVDTYARNRASMERLHARELPAGELAAFAAELAGIAREHGMTVGSCAEKIDLAACGIEHNSCIDRALIERLVGAPLKVGKDKAQRAECGCCASVEVGTYNTCRHGCVYCYANYSPEAVERACAAYDPTSPLLCGRVGPDDVITERKMVSLVQRQGTLW